A genomic region of Nostoc sp. UHCC 0702 contains the following coding sequences:
- a CDS encoding N-acetyltransferase: MAVNDDVKLGNNVKIFHPHLVNLYGCVIGDDTKIGTFVELQKNVIVGSRCKISSHSFLCEGVILEDEVFIGHGVMFTNDLYPRAANEDGSLKTEDDWYAVKTLVKRCASIGSNATICPGVTIGEKAIIGAGAVVTRDVPDYAIVAGVPARIIGDVRDRCQNSQMTASILS, from the coding sequence ATGGCAGTAAATGATGATGTCAAGTTGGGTAACAACGTCAAAATTTTTCATCCTCATCTCGTGAACCTCTATGGTTGCGTTATTGGTGATGACACGAAAATTGGTACTTTTGTCGAGCTTCAGAAAAATGTCATTGTAGGTAGTCGATGTAAAATTTCATCACACAGCTTCCTCTGTGAAGGCGTTATCCTTGAAGATGAAGTGTTTATTGGTCATGGAGTTATGTTCACCAATGACCTTTATCCGCGTGCGGCCAATGAAGATGGTAGTTTGAAAACAGAAGATGACTGGTATGCAGTCAAGACTCTAGTAAAGCGCTGTGCATCTATTGGTAGTAACGCTACCATCTGTCCCGGGGTAACTATAGGAGAAAAAGCCATAATTGGGGCTGGGGCAGTAGTGACTCGTGATGTTCCTGACTATGCAATTGTAGCGGGAGTGCCAGCTCGAATCATCGGTGATGTCCGCGATCGCTGCCAAAACTCACAAATGACAGCTAGTATTTTGAGCTAA